The following are from one region of the Dreissena polymorpha isolate Duluth1 chromosome 2, UMN_Dpol_1.0, whole genome shotgun sequence genome:
- the LOC127870135 gene encoding uncharacterized protein LOC127870135, translated as MNILFFLHIKSRSLYIKPYLQVVVFVVGANDIGTKTPVRVFEDIVALCEGVHNATPSATILISELLPRARNRFNGNGYRQDFLEHWNYDAGVVNKLLREFASKVPWVRVIEHPEFHTMFGANVYLLSRDGLHLTIDGTNTVASNIETAVTSLTKPTRPTYPGPDTQSSRPAPTHTTPTYEYGPRRYSDVLSGQGVTSHGGGGGGISET; from the exons atgaatatattgttttttcttcacatcaaatcccgttcattgtacattaaaccataTTTACAGGTTGTTGTTTTCGTCGTCGGTGCAAATGACATCGGCACAAAGACCCCGGTTCGAGTTTTTGAGGACATCGTGGCACTCTGTGAAGGGGTACACAACGCTACACCAAGCGCGACTATCCTTATATCCGAACTACTCCCAAGGGCACGGAACCGCTTCAATGGCAACGGTTATCGACAAGACTTCCTAGAACACTGGAACTACGATGCTGGCGTTGTCAACAAGCTGCTACGCGAGTTTGCCAGCAAGGTGCCGTGGGTTCGTGTCATTGAACATCCGGAATTCCACACCATGTTCG GAGCCAATGTCTATCTCCTCAGCAGAGATGGTCTGCATCTGACCATAGATGGTACGAACACGGTTGCAAGCAACATAGAAACAGCCGTCACGTCTCTAACGAAACCAACTAGACCGACTTACCCAGGGCCTGATACTCAGTCCAGCCGTCCCGCGCCTACACATACAACACCGACATACGAATATGGACCCCGGCGTTACAGTGATGTTCTATCAGGTCAGGGCGTAACGTcacatggtggtggtggtggtggta